A genomic segment from Flavobacterium sp. 9R encodes:
- a CDS encoding site-2 protease family protein: protein MNKKMIIESLLGMVIGGIAMFTFLHFIPKELLMKFYPKGDFETFAFFVSLLVGPFFAIALHELGHLTAGLLQKHQLQLFVVAFFGLKRENQRVRLFFNKEMQYFGGISATSPINLEGNLKIQFARILGAGPLFSLLFGGVFLFLFYYFDSAWNGFNGIVGLISIALFFATTIPSKSGLFFTDRKRLQRLLNKGKVGEIELALLQASFQMLLDQNAKNLEINKLQLIQTDTEPVVQFWGFFFEYAYYKDHQNTEKATLLKNNLLNYQTLIPKGIWKSLAID, encoded by the coding sequence ATGAATAAAAAAATGATCATCGAATCGTTACTAGGGATGGTAATTGGAGGTATTGCAATGTTTACTTTTTTACATTTCATTCCCAAAGAACTCCTTATGAAATTCTATCCAAAAGGTGATTTTGAAACTTTTGCTTTTTTTGTTTCACTTTTAGTGGGTCCGTTTTTTGCTATTGCTTTGCACGAATTAGGACATTTAACAGCAGGACTTTTGCAAAAACACCAATTACAATTGTTTGTTGTGGCTTTCTTTGGTTTAAAAAGAGAAAACCAGCGAGTACGATTATTTTTCAACAAAGAAATGCAATACTTTGGTGGTATTTCTGCCACTTCACCAATAAATTTAGAGGGTAATTTAAAGATACAATTTGCAAGAATTTTGGGTGCCGGACCCTTGTTTTCATTGCTTTTTGGTGGTGTTTTTCTTTTTCTTTTTTATTACTTTGATTCCGCTTGGAATGGTTTCAATGGAATAGTTGGCCTCATTTCAATTGCACTTTTTTTTGCTACTACCATTCCGTCAAAATCTGGTCTTTTTTTTACGGATAGAAAAAGATTGCAGCGTTTGTTGAACAAAGGCAAAGTTGGCGAAATAGAATTAGCGCTTTTGCAAGCATCCTTCCAAATGTTATTAGATCAAAATGCCAAGAATTTGGAGATCAATAAACTTCAATTGATTCAAACCGATACTGAACCTGTGGTCCAATTTTGGGGTTTCTTCTTTGAATACGCTTACTACAAAGACCATCAAAACACAGAAAAAGCCACTTTACTTAAAAATAACTTACTGAATTATCAAACACTCATTCCAAAAGGGATATGGAAAAGTCTAGCTATTGATTAG
- a CDS encoding S9 family peptidase, whose amino-acid sequence MKTKSVLFLLFLCFQSIFAQDIQGAWEGSLSIQGTSLPLIFNIQKKGDSFQTTLDSPMQGAKGIPVKETTFVNNELQLSAPNLNLKYSGLFNGTAIEGTFVQNGASFPLVLTKMKAGTKALVRPQEPQPPFDYPIEEVTFVNPKDKNTLAGTLTLPKNKKSFPVVVLITGSGAQDRNSTLFGHQPFAVIAHDFAQKGIGVLRLDDRGVGGSSKGGPEDTSANFATDISSAVDFLYSKGYKNIGILGHSEGGLIAPMVANHNKKVQFVISMAGPGIPIDRMMLLQSQSIMKAEGANANQIATTTAFNEKVYAYIINYTGNNLKADFKDYIKQEFKKPTQNQGLTESQIDEFVSQQTNSITNPWYVYFLKFNPDTYWSKIKIPVLALNGTLDVQVKSAENLAGIQTSLQKAGNKKATITELQGLNHLFQEAKTGTVAEYATIEQTIAPKVLNTMSNWILKWGSKN is encoded by the coding sequence ATGAAAACAAAAAGCGTTTTATTTCTTCTTTTTTTATGCTTTCAATCCATTTTTGCTCAAGATATTCAAGGAGCTTGGGAAGGAAGTCTTAGTATTCAAGGAACATCTTTACCTTTAATTTTTAATATTCAAAAAAAAGGAGATTCGTTTCAAACTACGCTTGACAGTCCAATGCAAGGCGCCAAAGGAATTCCTGTAAAAGAGACTACATTCGTAAACAACGAATTACAACTAAGTGCTCCAAATCTTAATTTGAAATATAGTGGTCTGTTTAACGGTACAGCTATTGAAGGAACTTTTGTCCAAAACGGTGCGTCCTTTCCTTTAGTCCTTACCAAAATGAAAGCCGGAACAAAAGCACTTGTTCGCCCTCAAGAACCGCAACCGCCTTTTGATTATCCTATTGAAGAAGTAACTTTTGTAAATCCAAAAGATAAAAATACCCTGGCGGGAACTTTGACATTGCCCAAAAACAAAAAGTCCTTTCCAGTAGTAGTCCTAATTACGGGATCTGGTGCACAAGATAGAAATTCAACGTTATTTGGTCATCAACCTTTTGCTGTAATAGCTCATGATTTTGCCCAAAAAGGAATTGGTGTATTGCGACTAGACGATCGCGGCGTTGGCGGATCTAGCAAAGGAGGTCCAGAAGATACTTCTGCCAATTTTGCCACTGACATCTCTTCCGCTGTTGATTTTCTTTATTCCAAAGGCTATAAAAATATTGGTATACTTGGTCACAGTGAAGGGGGATTAATTGCTCCAATGGTAGCCAATCACAACAAAAAAGTACAATTTGTTATTTCAATGGCAGGCCCAGGTATTCCTATTGACCGAATGATGCTCTTACAAAGCCAATCGATTATGAAAGCCGAAGGAGCCAATGCCAACCAAATTGCGACAACCACTGCTTTTAATGAAAAAGTATATGCTTATATCATAAACTACACTGGCAATAACTTAAAAGCAGATTTTAAAGACTATATCAAACAAGAATTCAAAAAACCAACCCAAAATCAAGGGTTAACTGAATCACAAATCGATGAATTTGTATCCCAACAAACCAACTCGATAACGAATCCTTGGTATGTCTATTTCTTAAAATTCAATCCTGATACCTATTGGTCCAAAATAAAAATTCCGGTATTAGCACTCAATGGCACTTTGGATGTTCAAGTAAAATCAGCAGAGAATTTGGCAGGAATACAAACTTCACTTCAAAAAGCGGGTAACAAAAAAGCAACAATTACGGAACTTCAAGGCCTCAACCACTTATTTCAAGAAGCCAAAACAGGAACCGTAGCTGAATATGCTACAATTGAGCAAACAATTGCGCCAAAAGTACTCAACACTATGAGTAACTGGATTTTGAAATGGGGATCAAAAAATTAA
- a CDS encoding type IX secretion system membrane protein PorP/SprF gives MKTRLINFIMILLSFVSYAQQDAQFTQYMYNTININPAYAGSRGAMSIFALHRTQWVGLDGAPTTNAASLNTPLNNSNLGLGVSFVNDEIGPTSENTISADLSYTIPTSETFKLSFGMKATANLFDLNINKLNPLDQGDPQFQNLRNVFTPNIGAGIYFHSDKAYIGFSVPNFIQTNRYDDNEVAIFKERINYYLMAGYVFDLSDDIRFKPAFLTKLVEGAPLQVDVSANFLFMKKVVIGMSYRWSAAWTGLVGFQVTNGMYIGYGYDLETTNLANYNSGSHEILIRYEIFKNNGKIVTPRFF, from the coding sequence ATGAAAACAAGATTGATTAATTTCATTATGATATTATTATCGTTTGTTAGTTATGCACAACAAGATGCTCAGTTTACGCAATATATGTACAACACCATTAATATCAATCCTGCTTATGCTGGAAGTCGTGGAGCTATGAGTATTTTTGCGCTACATCGAACCCAATGGGTAGGTCTTGATGGAGCGCCTACTACGAATGCTGCATCATTAAATACTCCGTTAAATAATAGTAATCTAGGTCTAGGTGTTTCATTTGTAAATGATGAAATAGGGCCCACAAGTGAAAATACCATTTCTGCAGATTTATCATATACGATTCCAACCTCAGAAACATTTAAACTTTCATTTGGTATGAAAGCTACTGCTAACTTATTTGATTTGAATATAAACAAACTCAATCCTCTTGACCAAGGTGATCCACAATTTCAAAACTTAAGAAATGTTTTTACACCCAATATAGGTGCGGGAATTTATTTTCATTCCGACAAAGCCTACATTGGATTTTCGGTTCCCAATTTTATTCAAACGAATCGTTATGACGATAATGAAGTGGCCATTTTCAAAGAAAGGATTAACTATTACTTAATGGCAGGATATGTCTTTGATTTATCCGATGACATAAGATTCAAACCTGCTTTCTTGACAAAATTAGTTGAAGGTGCTCCACTACAAGTTGATGTTTCTGCAAATTTTTTATTTATGAAAAAAGTTGTGATTGGAATGTCATATAGATGGAGCGCAGCATGGACTGGATTGGTTGGTTTCCAAGTAACAAATGGAATGTACATTGGCTATGGATATGACCTTGAAACCACCAATTTAGCAAACTATAATTCTGGTTCACACGAAATTTTAATTCGTTATGAAATTTTCAAAAATAATGGAAAGATTGTAACTCCTCGTTTTTTCTAG